The genomic stretch GTATACATTGAGTATAAGAAGTACACCAATAATCACAATCATAACCTTTTCTCTTTTTGTAAATACAGGCATCTTATTTCACCTTCTTTTTTTGGTTATCGTACTTGATAAATAAATAAAAAGTTTTGCCAGAAGTCCAGCAATTGACATAAAAGCTGGTCATAATATATACTTATTTTATCACATGCACACAAATCTTTTGAAGGCGGTGACAGTATTTAATGTCTCAGTTTCTAAAAAAGGTAGTCTTATATCTAATTATTTCAGCTCTTTTTTTTGCACTACTTTTTACATACCCCTTGTATACATACTCACAACAAGAGTCCACAGACAAACTTTTCTTGAGCGCAAAGTCAGCCATTTTGGTTGAAGCACATACGGGGCAGATTTTATTTGAAAAAAATTCTAATTTAACATGTTTTCCTGCAAGTACTACCAAGGTTCTCACAGCACTTGTTGCTATATCATATGAACATAATCTTAACAAGATATTTAAAGTTTCTTCAAAAGCCACAATGATTGAACCAGGAAGTAGCAGTTATTATTTGAATCCAGGTGAGACTATATCTTTCCAGGACCTTCTTTACGCAATGCTTTTGATATCTGCAAACGATGCAGCTAATGTGATTGCTGAAAATATAGCAGGTAATATCCCCGCATTTGTTGAGAAAATGAACCAGTATGCAAAAAGTATTGGTGCCGAAAATTCTCATTTTGTAAATCCTAACGGACTTCACTCTCCTCAGCATTATACAACTGCTTATGATTTGAGCCTTATTGCAAGACAGGCTTATCAAAATGAAATTTTGAGAAAGATATTTTCTACAGTTGAATATAGAATAACCACTGCTTCAATGCATAAAAAACCTGAGTGGCAGATAATTTATAATATAAATAAGCTTTTGCGAAAAAACTCTAAATATTATTACCCATATGCAACAGGAATAAAAACAGGTTATACAGCCCAGGCAAAAAGATGCTTAATTGCCTCCGCTAAAAAAGACAACATAGAACTTATTGCTGTTATTCTCTCTTCTGAAGATGCTTTTTCAGACGCAATTAAGCTGTTTAATTATGGCTTTAACAATTTTAAAAGAGTGAAACTTTTTTCAGAACATCAAATTGTCGGAAAGGTATTAATAGACAAAACAAATCAAAAATGGCTGGATGGATATCTCAAAACCCCTGTTTATGTTCTTCAAAATGTTTATTCACCAGCAGAATCTGATTTAACATACACTATAGACTTTTTAAAGGACCTAAAACTGCCAATATACAAGGACACAGTAATCGGAAATGTGTATGTGTACAGCAGGGGATACCTCATCAGTTCCATTCCTGTTCTTTCATATGAAAGCTACGAAATGCAAACTTCAAAGAAAATTTTACAAAACGTAAAAAAGGATTTGATAAAGGGTACTAAGCTTGTTATAGAAATCTTGGCAGTAGTTGTTTTATGTGTGTTTCTATTTACAATAATAACTATAATCAGGTTTAAGCGAAAAAAAATGAAACTAAAACTCAGGTCGACAAAAACAATAGATTTTACAACACTGCAAAAAAGAAAATTAAAATAAAGAGGGCACATCTCAAAATGCCCTCTTTATTATTTCACCACAATGTTAACAAGTCTATTTTTCACATACACAAACTTGACTATTTCTTTCCCATTCAAAAGAGCTTTAAGTTTCTCGTCACTTATGACTGCCTGTTTCACTTCTTCTTCTGTCATATCCACAGAGATGTTCATCCTTGACCTTACCTTGCCATTTATCTGAATAGCAATCTCTACGTTCTTTCGAACAAGAGCAGCTTCATTGTACTGAGGCCAGTTTACCTCTTCAATATCATTACCATACCCCATAATCTCCCATAGCTCACATGCAATATGAGGCGTAAATGGATAAATCAATATCAATAAATTCCTGAGTGTATCTTTAATTAAATCTTTATTTAATTTGCCACATTCTTTGTACTCATACAAGAAATTCAAAAGCTCCATGATAGTACTGATAGCAGTATTAAAATTAAACCTCTCTGCTATATCCTCTGTAACCTTTTTAATTGTATAATTTAATCTATATCTTAGTTCATCGTCAAGTTCAGACTCACCAATAAGACTATCATCTGCAAGTTTGTTTTTAAGTTCTATATAAAGTCTCCACAGCCTATTTAAAAACCTAAAACATCCCTCAACCCCTTGGTCTGACCACTCCAAATCTCTCTCTGGTGGTGCAGCAAAGAGTATAAACAACCTTGCTGTGTCAGCTCCATACTTTTCTACTATGTCTTCAGGACTGACTATATTTCCCAGTGATTTTGACATCTTTGCTCCATCTTTTAACACCATGCCTTGGGTCAAGAGGTTCTTGAAAGGCTCTTCAAAAGGTACATAGCCAAGGTCATATAGCACCTTTGTAAAGAACCTCGAATACAGAAGATGCAATATAGCGTGTTCAACCCCGCCAATATACTGGTCAACAGGAAGCCAGTAAGAAACAAGCGATTTTTCAAAAGGTTTTTTATCATTTTTGGGGTCTGTGTATCTAAAATAATACCACGATGAACATATAAATGTGTCCATTGTATCAGTTTCTCTCTTTGCAGGCTTCCCGCACTTCGGGCATGTAGTGTTGACAAACTCTTCACAATAAGAAAGTGGTGACTGACCTGTTGGTTTAAACTCAACATTGTAAGGTAATAAAACAGGCAAATCTTCCTCTGGTACAGGAACAATTCCACATTCTTCACAATATACAATGGGAATTGGAGCTCCCCAATAACGCTGCCTGGATATTAACCAGTCTCTGAGTTTATATGTGACACACGCCCTGCCAACACCTTTTTGTTCCAGGTACTGTGTTATCTTTTTCATAGCTTCTTTGTTATTAAGCCCATCAAAAATTCCAGAATTAATCAAAACACCTTCGTCTTCATAAGCACTCTGAAGATTTTCAATGTCAATACCTTCACCTTTTATTACAACTTTAATTGAAAGATTATATTTTTTGGCAAACTCAAAATCCCTCTGGTCATGGGCTGGGACACCCATTACAGCCCCTGTTCCATAATCAACCAGTACATAATTTGCAATGTATATTGGCACTCTTTCACCTGTTAGAGGATGAATAGCATATCCACCCGTAAACCTTCCTTCTTTTTCTGTTTCTGTAGAAGTTCTTTCAATCTCATTTAGATATTGCATCTTTTCGATAAACTCAAGACATTCTTTCTCTTGAGGTTTCCCTGCTATTATCTCCTTTGTTAAAGGATGTTCTGGAGCCAAAACAAGGTATGTGACGCCAAAAAGAGTATCAGGTCTTGTTGTAAATACTTTTATTTTTTTACCCAAATCCTCAATTTCAAACTCAATCTCTGTACCTTCACTTCTTCCTATCCAGTTCTTTTGCATTATCTTTACTTTTTCTGGCCACCCGTCAAGCTTTTCTATATCACGAAGAAGTCTTTCTGCATAATTGGTAATTCTGAAAAACCACTGCTCTAAATCTTTTTTGCCAACAAGTGATTTACATCTTTCACATCTACCATTTACAACCTGTTCATTTGCAAGCACTGTCTCACATGATGGGCACCAGTTTACATATGATCTCTTTCTATAAGCAAGCCCAGCTTTATAAAACTGCAAGAACATCCACTGAGTCCATTTATAATAATCTGGATGGCATGTGGCTACTTCTCTATCCCAATCATAGCTAATTCCAAGCTCCATAAGTTGCCTTTTCATATTCTCAATATTTGACCACGTCCAGTCAGAAGGATGAATCCCATGCTTTATAGCAGCATTTTCAGCTGGCAATCCAAAAGCATCCCAGCCCATCGGGTGCAAAACGTTGTAGCCTTTTAATCTCATAAATCGAGCAAATACATCACCAATCGAATAGTTCCTAACATGTCCCATATGAAGTTTTCCTGAAGGATATGGAAACATCTCAAGGACATAATATTTTGGTTTTGAACTATCCTCTGATACTTTGTATTTGTTCTGTGAAAACCATTTTTGCTGCCATTTCTTTTCAATTTCTTTAAAATTATATTCCATTTCTCATACCCCCATTGATTTTTCATTTGAAATAGTTTGTTATTACTACAATGCTGCAATCTCAACCTTTTGAGCATCTATCCACAATCGTTCAAGGTTATAAAATTCTCTCTCTTTTTCATGGAAGATATGAAGAATTATATCACCAAAATCTATAACAACCCATCTGAAACTTTCTTTGCCTTCAATTCTCAAAATATGCATTGGTTCTTTTTCCTCTATCTCATCCACAATGGCTTTTACATGTTGAACATTCGAAGCACTGCATATAATAAAATAGTCAGCTATTATTGTTAGCTTTGAAATGTCCAAAACCACTATATCCTGAGCTTTTTTGTCGGATAGAAGTTTTACAATCTCATATATTTTTTGTTCCAATTTACTTTTTTCACCCCTTTTTTATTTTATTTTAATATAAATATCATATTTTTCCTCATAATCCGGTGAATAAACCACCTGAAAAGTTGAAAGGTCAATATCATTTTTTAATTGTTCAAGATATTTTCTGTTAATTCTCTTTAGATCAATTGTAGAATTTTGAATACTCTTTTGACTCTCCAACCCAACATTTATATATCCCTTTGATTCAAGCTCGCCTTTGATCAAAGCTGCTTTTTCACTGCCAGTTTCTCCTATTACTTTTATTCTGATATCCTCCTTTATTATTTCTGGCTCATTTAAATCTTTAACAAGCTGCTTGCATTTCCCTTCATCCAATATATAGTAAGAAACTTTATCAATATACTTGGGATATCCCGGTAATACAGCTGTCATTATATTTTGACTACTGAATTTTCCTGCATTTTGGACAAACCAAACCATCTCATTTCTTGTAAAATTGTGATCAACGTACTTTGTTGCTGTCTGGATAATACTTGGGAGTTTTATAAGGTTTTGTGGCTTTAATACCTTTTCAATCAATGCAAGCACAAATTTTTTCTGCATCTCAATTCTACCCAAATCTCCGCCTCTACCATACTCTTTACCATTTGAATTGTGTCGCCAGCGCAAAAACTCAACTGCCTTTTCTCCATCCAAATGTTGAAGACCAGCAGGAATATCTATAAAAAGCTCTTTGCCTGGTGTTGTATCTTTGTAATATAAATGAAAAGGAACTTCAACATCCACTCCACCAACTGCATCAACAATTTTTTTGACCGCTTCATAATTTAGAGCCACATACCTGTCAATTTTTATGTCCAGAAGATCTTCTACAGTTTTTACGGCCAATTTTGCCTTGCCAAAGGCATATGCAGCATTGATTTTTGAATATCCTTTTATGCCCTCTATTTTTACTCTTGTATCCCTTGGAATAGAAATAATAATTGGTTGGAAATCTTTTTGTATACGTACAAGCATTATAGTGTCTGACCTTCCACCTTCTTTTTCATCTCCTCCAAGAACCAAAATGTTCATCGGCAAATTATTCTCAAGCCCGCTTGTTTCAGTATTTGTAACCTTTTCAATTAGACTATTTATAATTGGCGGAAGTGTCTTTGTATTTTTATAATACAAAGCTGTTACAACAATAAGGAAAAATATAACCGCTACAGTAGCTAAAAAAGATGCCAAAAACATCTTTGCTTCTTTTTTGATTCGTATCTTCTTCACTTTACTTCCCCGCTTTCTCGTAATATAAGCCAATTTCTTGCATAAATAGTATTGGGATGTATTAATCCACCACGGTCGATTACATACTTTAAAGTATTATCCATAGCCATTACAACTGCTTTTTCTAAATTTTCAAACGATTTTTCTCTGAGCCTCTCTACATGTTCGAATTGTCTTGAAGGCTCAATCAAATCTGCCACATATATTATCTTTTCTAACTTTGACATATTTTCTCTTCCCGTTGTATGATATGCAATAGCATTTAAGATGTCAACATCTTCTATTCCAAAGAGCTTTCTTGCTAAATAACTTCCAGCAGGACCGTGCAAAAGCTCTATTTGACTTCGCATAATGTTATCTATAACTATACCAGATTTCAACGCACAATTCAACAACTGCTGCCTATCAAGGCACTTTGCAACATCATGAACAAGACCTGCAATCATTGCTTTTTGCGTATCTTCATCAAACCTTTCAGCAAGCTTTACTGCACACTCCATTGTGCCAATCGAATGCACATACCTTTTCTCATCCAAAAGTTCTTTTAATTTATCTTTAATCTGTTCAATTTTCACCTTTTGTAAAGCCCCTTTCTCTTAATATATTCTTCCACCTTTGGATGAACCATATATCTTATACTCTTGTTCTGGCGAATTAGTTTTCTTATCTCTGTTGAAGATATATCAATAATAGGCATCTGAATCAAAGTAATATCTTGAGCATATTTAGAAGAAAGCTTTTCTATTTCTTTTTTTATCGCACACAAATTTCTTTCTCGTGGAAGAACAATAAGAGGGTATCTTTTCAGAATTTCTTCTGCCTTGTACCACTTCACTATCTCTGACAGATTGTCACTTCCAATAATGAAATATACTCTTTCATATATAGATGAAAAATACTCAAGTGTATCTATTGTCCAGCTTGGGTTACTTTTTTTGATTTCAAAATCGCTTATATCAAAATATGGATTATCTTCTATTGAAAGCTTAACCATTTCAAACCTGTCGAACGCATCTGCTACATCCTCAACTTTGTGCGGAGGATGTCCATTTGGAACAAATATAACCTTTTGCACTTGCGAAAAATTCAAAACATACTGAGCCATAATTAGATGTCCAATGTGAATAGGATTAAAAGTACCTCCAAATAAAGCTACTTTCATTCACAGACTCCTTGAAAAATTCTTCATATCTAAGATATTATAATAAAATAAATCCCTTTAAATCTCAAGAAAATTTAAATTAGCTCATTGCATAATTATTCATTTGGGTGTATAATTTTATAAAACCAATTAAATAATGTGAAGGGAGATAAATAAAATGAAACTTAACAAAGTTGTCTTGGCATATTCAGGTGGACTTGATACCTCTGTAATTATTCCCTGGCTTAAAGAAAACTTTGACTGTGAAGTAATTGCGGTGGTTGTTGATGTTGGACAGGAAGATGACTTTGACGCCATAAAAGAAAAAGCTTACAAGACAGGTGCTTCAAAAGTTTACATTGAAGATGCAAAAGAAGAGTTTGTGAATGAATATATATTCCCCACTTTAAAAGCTGGAGCTATTTATGAGGGAAAATATCTGCTTGGAACATCAATGGCAAGACCTTTAATCGCTAAAAAACTGGTCAATATTGCAAAAAAAGAAAACGCTGATGCAATAGCACATGGGGCAACTGGAAAAGGAAACGACCAGGTAAGATTTGAAGTGACAATTAAAGCGCTTATGCCACAAATAAAGATAATAGCTCCATGGCGAATTTGGAATTTAAAATCGCGCGAGGATGAGCTCAATTATCTTACCCAAAAAGGAATTGATATTCCTTTTAAAAAAGAAGAAAGTTACAGCATGGACGGGAACATATGGCATCTTTCTCATGAAGGGCTTGACTTAGAAGACCCATGGAACATGCCTGACTTTGATAAGGTACTAAAGATTACAAAAAATCCTCTTAAACTTGCTGATTTACCAGAGACTGTGGAGATTGAATTTGAAAAAGGAATACCTGTGAAGGTAAATGGTCAGCAAATGGGTGGAGTTGAACTTTTGAAAACTTTGAACAAAATAGGATCAAATCATGGAATTGGTATTGCGGACATAGTTGAAAACAGGCTTGTTGGAATGAAATCGCGCGGCGTGTATGAAACCCCTGGTGGAACAATTCTTTATTATGCTCACAGGGAATTGGAATATCTCTGCCTTGACAGAGCTACTTTACACTTTAAAGACATGGTTGCAATTAGATTTGCTGAACTTGTTTATGATGGCCTTTGGTTTTCACCGTTAAGAGAAGCAATTTCAGCATTTGTCGACAAAACCCAAGAGGTTGTAAATGGCACAGTAAGGTTGGTACTATATAGAGGTAATATCTACTCTGCTGGTTCAAAATCACCAAATTCGCTATATATCAAAGACCTTGCAACTTTTGAAGAAGACCAGATGTACAATCAAAAGGATGCAGAAGGATTTATAAACCTGTTTGGTTTGCCTTTGAAGGTATTTGGAATGGTGAACAGAAAGGAGGATGAGTAATCTGAAGCTCTGGGAAGGCAGGTTCTCAAAATCTACAGCGCAGATTTTTGACCTTTTTAATGCTTCTATTATGACTGATATAAAACTCTTTGAATACGACATTCTTGGATCTGTTGCACATGTTAAAATGCTTGCAAAGTGCAATATTATCCGTGAGGATGAGGCAAAACTTATCATAGATAGTCTCTATCAAATATTAGAAGACTTTAAATCAGGTAAAATTGAATTTGGAATTTCTGATGAAGATGTACACATGCTGATTGAAAAAGAGCTCATTAAAAGAATAGGAGAGGTTGGCAAAAAAGTCCACACAGCCAGAAGCAGAAACGATCAAGTTGCTCTTGATGAAAGATTATTTTGTCGTGAAAAGAATTTGTATCTTCAAGAACTAATAAAAACGCTAATAAATACCATCACAACCTTAGCTGAAGAAAATATCGATGTAATTATGCCAGGGTTTACTCATCTGCAAAAGGCCCAGCCTATACTTTTTTCTCATTATATTCTTGCATATGCTCAAATGCTAAAAAGAGATTTGTTAAGACTTAGACACAACTACAGTATGACAAATTCCAGCCCGCTTGGCAGCGCTGCTTTGGCAGGAACCACATTTGAAATAGACAGATTTTTTGTAGCAAGTGAACTCGGTTTTGAAAGTGTTACAGAAAACAGTGTCGACACTGTCTCTGACAGGGATTTTATACTTGAAATGTTATTTTCACTTGCCATGATTCAGATGCATTTGTCACGACTTGCGGAAGATTTTATTATTTTTAATACTGATGAATTTAAATTTATTGAACTTGACGATAGTTTCTGTTCAGGCAGTAGTATTATGCCTCAAAAGAAAAATCCTGACGCTTTAGAGTTAATACGTGGTAAAACAGGAAGAGTATATGCAGACTTAATTGGACTTTTAACAGTACTAAAGGGTTTACCTCTTTCATACAACAAAGATTTGCAGGAAGACAAAGAATTCTTATTTGATTCAATTGAAACAGTAGAAATGAGTTTAATAGTAATAAATGAAATACTTAAAACTCTTAAAATTGACAAAGAAAATATGGTTAATTCATGTAAATCTGGATTTATCAATGCAACAGACCTTGCAGATTACTTGGTGACAAAAGGAGTACCTTTTAGAGATGCCCACTTTATTGTAGGAAACATTGTAAAGTACTGTATTGAAAACGGCAAAACATTGGAAGACTTATCGTTAGAGGAATATAAAAGATTTTGTGAGAAGATTCAAGAGGATGTATATCAATTTATAAAGATTGAAACCTGTGTAAACCGCAGAAAAAGCTATGGCGGAACTTCGCTGGAGAGTGTAAGAAAACAAATTGATAATCTAAAGGAATTTTTGAATAAGTTAAAATGATATATTTATTTAATTTGACATTATACAAATTACAATAAAAAAGAAAGGTGGCACATTAGTTTTTTGCCACCTTTCTTTTTCGCAATTTTATATATTTATATAGGTCACATTTTTTAATCATTCCTGGATGACTATGCATTTGAAGAAGTCTCTTCCTTCTTCTCCTCTACCTCTGGCTCTTCTGTAATCTCACTTACATCAATTACTGCAACAACCTCATCTAAATCTTCTGTTATTTTGATTCCCTCTGGAAGTTTTATGTCTTTAAGCTTTATAGCTGTAGGCTTTTCATAGCTCATCAAGTCAATTACCAAATGCTCCGGAATATCCTTAGGAAGACCTTCTATTTCAACTGTGTCCATCTGTCTTTGAAGCACAAGTCCTCTTGATTTCAAAATCTCTGCGTTCTCAAATATAATTGGCACCTCAACATAGATAGGCTTGTTTTCAGAAAGTATTTGAAAATCCACATGAATTATATTCCCTTTTGTATAATGTGTCTGAACCTCTTTTATAAGAGCAGTTCTCTCTTTTCCATCAATTGAAATCTTTATCTTACCAGCCAAACCTTTTTGATGATATAATTTTTCAAACTCCTTTTTAGAAACATAACCAGGAAGGCTCTTTATGTCATCACCATATGCAACAGCAGGGATATAACCTTCTTTTCTGAGTTTGTTTAAATTGCTCTTTGTAAATATGTCCCTTCTGTTGTAGACAAGTACTGGTTCCATAAAGAAGCAACCTCCCTTCGCATATTAAATTTTCGCGCAGTACTATATATTATACACTATCTTTGTTGTTGCTGTCATCATCTTTGTCGGAAGAAAGTTCAGCATTTTTTTGACTTTCGAGCTGCTCTTCATTTTCCTTTTGAGGATTGAGATATATCCCGAAGATGTAGTTTGTGTAGAAATTCTGTGCAAGCCCAATTATGCTCACCCATATTAAGGGATAAAGAAAAAGCACAAGTAAAAATCGTGTAGCAAATAAAAGTAGGAAAGGAATTAGCCATACTGTTACTAATAACAAAAACATTCCAATAGTATGAGGAAGTTTTAAAATGGTGAATATAAAAGCATTTTTATAAATGTGTCTCACTTTCAGGTTGTATGTTACCATCATAGGGTAGATATATATGTGCATCATGAAATAGACAAAAAGTGTGAATACTAAAAAATACTTTATAATTCCTACACTGGGATATTTAAGACTTTGAATTGAGTAAAATCGTATAGCCACCGAAAATACCCATAATATTAACAAGTCTACAATAAAACTAATTATTCCTTCTTTGAAATTCTTTTTTGTATGCTCAAAAAAATCGCTTGTAACCCATGCATGTTCTTCTCTTGCAAAGTTTCTCACAATATACGTAAAACCTGCAGTTGTTGGTCCTATACCAAACACCATAAATCCACTTAAAAGTGTCAAGCCAAAAGCTGTCATCAAAAAACCTTGTAGCGACTGAATATCTTTTACATTTCCAGCTCCTTTAGTTGCAGACTGTATAATAGGAGTTAAATAATTAGCAATAATAAGGTAGAGCAATACTAATACTGGTAATGAAACAAGAAAGTATAATATATTTAACCAGCACAGTTTCCATAATTTCCTTGCAAGCACTTCAAAAAACACTATAAACTTTGATTTTGGAGGCTGGTTTTCCGGCACACCCGGACCAGGCTTTGTATAGTCAAAAAATCCAAAAAATCCTGCCACTAAAAACTTCCCCCTTACTCTGCCGTCTCAAGCTCAAATAAAATGTTATCAACCATCCTCTCGACTTCTTCAATGGCAAGACCTTTCGCAAGCCCAAGCTCACTTACTAAAATCTGTTTTGCTGTGTTGAACATCATCTTTTCATTTGTCGAAAGTCCTTTTACCTTTTCTCTCATTGCAAGCATCTTTAAAACTTCTACTACACAGTAAATATTCCCGCTCTTTAGCTTTTGCTGATTTTCTCTTATTCGCTTGTTATAATTTCCGCAGCCATTTATGTCAACCTTAAAACTGTTATCTTTCAAAAGCTCAAATACTCTGTTTGCTTCCTCTTCAGATATCACGTTACGAATACCAATCTCTGACGCGCTTTTGACAGGAACTAGTACCTTCATTCCATTGTACAATA from Caldicellulosiruptor kronotskyensis 2002 encodes the following:
- a CDS encoding CarD family transcriptional regulator → MYKVGDTIIHPLHGAGRIVEIVEEKVFDSVQKYYVVKILYNGMKVLVPVKSASEIGIRNVISEEEANRVFELLKDNSFKVDINGCGNYNKRIRENQQKLKSGNIYCVVEVLKMLAMREKVKGLSTNEKMMFNTAKQILVSELGLAKGLAIEEVERMVDNILFELETAE